In one window of Gymnogyps californianus isolate 813 chromosome 7, ASM1813914v2, whole genome shotgun sequence DNA:
- the BOLL gene encoding protein boule-like isoform X1: MEPDGAQTTNQTQTESLSSCPNTVSPVPLNNLTGAPRFGTVTPNRVFVGGIDFKTNENDLRKFFAQYGSVKEVKIVNDRAGVSKGYGFITFETQEDAQKILQEAKKLNYKDKKLNIGPAIRKQQIRSPRSSVIPEAGTMYLTTSSGYPYIYHNGVAYFHTSEVASVPQPWPSRSVSSSPMMVAQPVYQSPTYHYQAPTQCLPSQWQWSVPQSPASSPSFLYLQPSEVIYQPIGVTQESGCIPPPLLVEAAVPELYSDHGVQAPHHQPYAQSAIAMPAPESRLHSVRRNFSPHSSVSLKPRYT; the protein is encoded by the exons CAGACCACAAATCAGACGCAAACAGAATCTTTATCTTCATGTCCCAACACTGTGTCACCAGTGCCATTAAATAATCTGACCGGTGCTCCCAGGTTTGGAACAGTTACTCCAAATCGCGTCTTTGTAGGAGGAATTgattttaag ACTAATGAAAATGATCTGAGGAAGTTTTTTGCTCAGTATGGCAGTGTGAAAGAAGTGAAGATAGTAAATGACAGAGCTGGAGTATCAAAGGG gtATGGCTTCATTACTTTTGAAACCCAAGAAGATGCACAGAAGATTTTACAAGAG GCTAAAAAACTTAATTATAAGGATAAGAAATTGAATATTGGCCCAGCaataagaaaacaacaaatacGGAGTCCTC GTTCTAGTGTAATACCAGAAGCTGGTACGATGTACTTAACTACTTCAAGTGGATATCCTTATATTTACCATAATGGAGTGGCTTATTTTCATACGTCTGAAGTTGCTTCTGTTCCACAGCCGTGGCCA tcgCGCTCTGTTTCCAGTTCACCTATGATGGTAGCTCAACCAGTTTATCAGTCTCCTACATACCATTATCAG GCACCAACACAGTGTCTTCCAAGTCAGTGGCAGTGGTCTGTTCCACAG tctccTGCCTCTTCACCTTCATTCTTGTATCTGCAACCATCTGAAGTTATTTATCAGCCAATAGGGGTTACTCAGGAAAGCGGATGTATACCTCCACCTCTCCTAGTGGAAGCTGCAGTTCCTGAG CTGTATTCTGATCATGGAGTTCAAGCACCACATCACCAGCCTTATGCCCAGAGTGCCATAGCCATGCCTGCACCT
- the BOLL gene encoding protein boule-like isoform X2, giving the protein MEPDGATTNQTQTESLSSCPNTVSPVPLNNLTGAPRFGTVTPNRVFVGGIDFKTNENDLRKFFAQYGSVKEVKIVNDRAGVSKGYGFITFETQEDAQKILQEAKKLNYKDKKLNIGPAIRKQQIRSPRSSVIPEAGTMYLTTSSGYPYIYHNGVAYFHTSEVASVPQPWPSRSVSSSPMMVAQPVYQSPTYHYQAPTQCLPSQWQWSVPQSPASSPSFLYLQPSEVIYQPIGVTQESGCIPPPLLVEAAVPELYSDHGVQAPHHQPYAQSAIAMPAPESRLHSVRRNFSPHSSVSLKPRYT; this is encoded by the exons ACCACAAATCAGACGCAAACAGAATCTTTATCTTCATGTCCCAACACTGTGTCACCAGTGCCATTAAATAATCTGACCGGTGCTCCCAGGTTTGGAACAGTTACTCCAAATCGCGTCTTTGTAGGAGGAATTgattttaag ACTAATGAAAATGATCTGAGGAAGTTTTTTGCTCAGTATGGCAGTGTGAAAGAAGTGAAGATAGTAAATGACAGAGCTGGAGTATCAAAGGG gtATGGCTTCATTACTTTTGAAACCCAAGAAGATGCACAGAAGATTTTACAAGAG GCTAAAAAACTTAATTATAAGGATAAGAAATTGAATATTGGCCCAGCaataagaaaacaacaaatacGGAGTCCTC GTTCTAGTGTAATACCAGAAGCTGGTACGATGTACTTAACTACTTCAAGTGGATATCCTTATATTTACCATAATGGAGTGGCTTATTTTCATACGTCTGAAGTTGCTTCTGTTCCACAGCCGTGGCCA tcgCGCTCTGTTTCCAGTTCACCTATGATGGTAGCTCAACCAGTTTATCAGTCTCCTACATACCATTATCAG GCACCAACACAGTGTCTTCCAAGTCAGTGGCAGTGGTCTGTTCCACAG tctccTGCCTCTTCACCTTCATTCTTGTATCTGCAACCATCTGAAGTTATTTATCAGCCAATAGGGGTTACTCAGGAAAGCGGATGTATACCTCCACCTCTCCTAGTGGAAGCTGCAGTTCCTGAG CTGTATTCTGATCATGGAGTTCAAGCACCACATCACCAGCCTTATGCCCAGAGTGCCATAGCCATGCCTGCACCT
- the BOLL gene encoding protein boule-like isoform X3 → MEPDGAQTTNQTQTESLSSCPNTVSPVPLNNLTGAPRFGTVTPNRVFVGGIDFKTNENDLRKFFAQYGSVKEVKIVNDRAGVSKGYGFITFETQEDAQKILQEAKKLNYKDKKLNIGPAIRKQQIRSPRSSVIPEAGTMYLTTSSGYPYIYHNGVAYFHTSEVASVPQPWPSRSVSSSPMMVAQPVYQSPTYHYQAPTQCLPSQWQWSVPQSPASSPSFLYLQPSEVIYQPIGVTQESGCIPPPLLVEAAVPELYSDHGVQAPHHQPYAQSAIAMPAPTLWSIHY, encoded by the exons CAGACCACAAATCAGACGCAAACAGAATCTTTATCTTCATGTCCCAACACTGTGTCACCAGTGCCATTAAATAATCTGACCGGTGCTCCCAGGTTTGGAACAGTTACTCCAAATCGCGTCTTTGTAGGAGGAATTgattttaag ACTAATGAAAATGATCTGAGGAAGTTTTTTGCTCAGTATGGCAGTGTGAAAGAAGTGAAGATAGTAAATGACAGAGCTGGAGTATCAAAGGG gtATGGCTTCATTACTTTTGAAACCCAAGAAGATGCACAGAAGATTTTACAAGAG GCTAAAAAACTTAATTATAAGGATAAGAAATTGAATATTGGCCCAGCaataagaaaacaacaaatacGGAGTCCTC GTTCTAGTGTAATACCAGAAGCTGGTACGATGTACTTAACTACTTCAAGTGGATATCCTTATATTTACCATAATGGAGTGGCTTATTTTCATACGTCTGAAGTTGCTTCTGTTCCACAGCCGTGGCCA tcgCGCTCTGTTTCCAGTTCACCTATGATGGTAGCTCAACCAGTTTATCAGTCTCCTACATACCATTATCAG GCACCAACACAGTGTCTTCCAAGTCAGTGGCAGTGGTCTGTTCCACAG tctccTGCCTCTTCACCTTCATTCTTGTATCTGCAACCATCTGAAGTTATTTATCAGCCAATAGGGGTTACTCAGGAAAGCGGATGTATACCTCCACCTCTCCTAGTGGAAGCTGCAGTTCCTGAG CTGTATTCTGATCATGGAGTTCAAGCACCACATCACCAGCCTTATGCCCAGAGTGCCATAGCCATGCCTGCACCT